In a genomic window of Melospiza melodia melodia isolate bMelMel2 unplaced genomic scaffold, bMelMel2.pri scaffold_46, whole genome shotgun sequence:
- the LOC134434693 gene encoding olfactory receptor 14J1-like translates to LLGSRACAHMAAAAWASAFLNALMHSANTFSLPLCHGNVLGQFFCEVPQILKLSCSHSNLRELGLVVVSLCLSFGCFVFIVFSYVQIFRAVLRIPSEQGRHKAFSTCLPHLAVVSLFISTGIFAHLKPPSLSSPSLDLSVSVLYSVVIPALHSLIYSLRNQELKAAIW, encoded by the coding sequence ctcctgggcagcagagcttgtgcccacatggcagcagctgcctgggcgagtgcctttctcaatgctctcatgcactcagccaatacattttccctgcccctgtgtcatGGCAATgttctgggccagttcttctgtgaagtcccacagatcctcaagctctcctgctcccactccaacctcagggaacttgggctcgtTGTGGTTAGCCtttgtttatcatttggttgttttgtgttcattgttttctcctatgtgcagatcttcagggctgtgctgaggatcccctctgagcagggacggcacaaagccttttccacctgcctccctcacctggctgtggtgtccttgttcatcagcactggcatatttgctcACTTAAAGCCCCCTtccctgtcctccccatccctggatctgtcagtATCAGTTCTGTACTCCGTGGTGATTCCAGCTCTGCactccctcatctacagcctgaggaaccaggagctcaaggctgcaatatgg